Sequence from the Paeniglutamicibacter cryotolerans genome:
CGGTGCCGAAGTGCTCGAGCTCGGCCCCGGTGAGCGTGATCCGGCGGAATCCGGGACCCAGCTCGTCCACCACGCCCACTTCCAGGTCGAAGGCCAACGTCGGGCAGATCTCGCGGGCAGGCCTCGACCCCGGCTCCCTCCCTTGGTGCCGGCCGATCGGCAGCACCAGCGGCGTACCGGCCACGGGGTCCTGGATCACCTTGCAGCGCATGCCGAAGACCTCGGAGACCACCTCCTCGGTAATCACCTCGGACGGATGGCCCTGCGCGGCGATCCCGCCGAGCTTGAGCGCCACCAGATGGTCGGCGTAGCGGGCCGCCAGGTTCAGGTCATGGAGCACAATCACCACCGTGGTGCCGCGGGCCCGGTTCAGTTCGGCAATGACATCGAGCACCTCGAGCTGATGGGCGACATCCAGGTAGGTGGTGGGCTCGTCCAACAGCAGCAGCCCGGTGTCCTGGGCCAACGCCATGGCGATCCAGACGCGTTGGCGCTGCCCGCCGGAAAGCTCGTCGATGGGCCGTTCGGCCAGTTCGGTGGTTCCGGTGACGGACAGTGCTTGTTCCACCGCCGCATCGTCGTCCTCCGACCAGCGGCGGAACCACCCCTGATGCGGGTACCTGCCGCGGCCGACCAGCTCCCTGACGGTGATGCCGTCGGGGGCGCTCGGCGCCTGCGGGAGCAGGCCCAGCACCCGGGCGACCTCCCGAGCCGGGCGGCTGTGGATGTCGGCCCCGTCCAGCAACACGGTTCCGGCCGCCGGCTTCAACAGCCGGGACAGGCCGCGTAGCAGCGTGGATTTTCCGCAGCCGTTGGCCCCGACGATGATGGTGATCTTTCCCGCGGGCAGTACCAGCGAGAAGTCTTCCACCACCGTGGCGGAGCCGTAGGCGAGTGACAGGTTGAGCGCTTCAAGTGTTGGCATGTCAGCCTCCATTTCCTTGTTTGTTTGTACGGACCAGCAGCCAGAGCAGGAACGGTGCGCCGAGGGCCCCGGTCACCACCCCCACCGGCAGGCTGGCGTCGCCGAAGGCGTTGTCCGCCAGGAAGGCGGCAGCGAGCACGGTCAGTGCACCGGCCAGCGCCGCGCCGGTCAGGTTGTTGCGTCCACCATGCAACCGCCGGGCCAGCGGGCCGGACAGGAAGGCCACGAACGCTATCGGCCCGGTGACGGCCGTGGCCATGGCACACAGTGCGACGCCCAGGAGCACCAGGCCCAGCCGGGTGGGGGCCACCCTCACTCCGAGCCCGGCTGCCGTGTCGTCCCCCAGGGCCAGGATCCGCAGCTTGGAGCCGGCTGGCACCGCCAACGGCGCCACCAGTGCCAGTCCGGTCCCCAGCAGCAGTACCCGCTCCCAGGTGCTGGCGTTGAGCGACCCGGTGAGCCAACGCAGCGCATCCGCGGCGGCATTGACGTCGGTGCGCGTGAGCAGGTATTGGATGACGGCCTGGAGCAGCGCCGCCACTCCGATGCCGGCCAGGATCAGCCGGCCGCCCACCTGCCGGCCGGACCGGGCCAGACCGTGGATCAGCAGGGCGACGGCCAGCCCGCCGAGG
This genomic interval carries:
- a CDS encoding SIP domain-containing protein, which gives rise to MPTLEALNLSLAYGSATVVEDFSLVLPAGKITIIVGANGCGKSTLLRGLSRLLKPAAGTVLLDGADIHSRPAREVARVLGLLPQAPSAPDGITVRELVGRGRYPHQGWFRRWSEDDDAAVEQALSVTGTTELAERPIDELSGGQRQRVWIAMALAQDTGLLLLDEPTTYLDVAHQLEVLDVIAELNRARGTTVVIVLHDLNLAARYADHLVALKLGGIAAQGHPSEVITEEVVSEVFGMRCKVIQDPVAGTPLVLPIGRHQGREPGSRPAREICPTLAFDLEVGVVDELGPGFRRITLTGAELEHFGTGGHPLDLRVKALIPMLAPDGSRVPVSGLESLRPDAWVTEAGQEGWYRKWLALDEMVRGSMRTYTVRALRPAGDPRNAGPGPEIDLDFVLHLEHDGEKLAGGPAAVWAAGARPGDRLMLLGPNAALCGPGYGGIEFRPGAARRILLAGDETAAPAICSILESLPAGLQGKAFIEVPEEGDIQHPVTGSAVNVHWLARAGRPHGELLSAAVRAAVPTPGTVEPGDDPEDFDVDAGILWETSEGSGADFYAWLAGEAGMIKELRRHLVRDAGIDGKQVSFMGYWRRGRAEG
- a CDS encoding FecCD family ABC transporter permease; the encoded protein is MSIQVPPRSRRRTTSIRVNTTLLAAVLLAFAASVMLGRYPVGPGQLLAIMGGENLPGLSFIVLQDRLPAACLGLLAGAALGLSGAFFQTLLRNPLASPDVIGIGYGSSAAAVAGMLLFSLQGPPLMLAAFLGGLAVALLIHGLARSGRQVGGRLILAGIGVAALLQAVIQYLLTRTDVNAAADALRWLTGSLNASTWERVLLLGTGLALVAPLAVPAGSKLRILALGDDTAAGLGVRVAPTRLGLVLLGVALCAMATAVTGPIAFVAFLSGPLARRLHGGRNNLTGAALAGALTVLAAAFLADNAFGDASLPVGVVTGALGAPFLLWLLVRTNKQGNGG